The following coding sequences are from one Salinicoccus sp. Bachu38 window:
- the hisS gene encoding histidine--tRNA ligase — protein MIQIPRGTQDILPKDTYKWQFIEDRLHEIAQNYNYREIRTPVFESTELFVRGVGGSTDIVNKEMYTFMDKGDRSMTLKPEGTAPVVRSYIENKMQHDVNQPVKVYYLAPMFRYERRQKGRYRQFVQFGIEAIGVEDPLIDVEVISMLMHIYQSFGLSDLKLYINSIGDQDSRAAYNQALVDHFRPSIGEFCSDCQTRIDTNPMRILDCKKDRDHPLVQNAPRIYDYLNDESKAYFEKVTGNLDALGISYEIDYNLVRGLDYYTHTAFELMSDAEGFGAITTLCGGGRYNGLLELLDGPQETGIGFALSIERLLLALEAEGIEIPEPEGIDLYICTLDEAAEATAGQLLHRLRADGISCDMDYKHRKLKAQMKDADRKGAAFTIVLGEAELETGEVELKNMESGKTEKVSLDDLKELSKIIEEN, from the coding sequence ATGATACAGATTCCAAGAGGCACACAGGACATACTGCCGAAGGACACATACAAATGGCAGTTCATTGAAGACAGGCTGCACGAAATTGCACAGAACTACAACTACAGGGAAATCCGCACACCGGTGTTTGAATCCACCGAACTGTTTGTGCGGGGGGTTGGCGGTTCGACGGACATCGTCAACAAGGAGATGTATACGTTCATGGACAAGGGCGACCGCAGCATGACACTAAAGCCCGAGGGCACCGCGCCGGTCGTCAGGAGCTACATCGAAAATAAGATGCAGCACGATGTCAATCAGCCGGTCAAAGTATATTATCTGGCGCCGATGTTCAGGTACGAGCGTCGCCAGAAGGGCAGATACCGCCAGTTCGTCCAGTTCGGCATCGAGGCGATTGGTGTAGAGGATCCGCTGATCGATGTGGAAGTCATCAGCATGCTGATGCACATATACCAGTCGTTCGGGCTGTCAGACCTGAAACTCTACATCAATTCCATCGGCGATCAGGACAGCCGGGCCGCCTACAACCAGGCACTCGTGGACCACTTCAGGCCATCCATCGGTGAGTTCTGCTCGGATTGCCAGACCCGCATCGATACGAATCCGATGCGTATACTCGACTGCAAAAAGGACAGGGACCACCCACTCGTGCAGAATGCGCCAAGGATATACGACTACCTGAATGATGAATCCAAGGCCTACTTCGAAAAAGTGACCGGAAACCTCGATGCTCTCGGCATCTCCTACGAAATAGACTACAACCTTGTGCGTGGCCTCGACTACTATACGCATACAGCATTCGAACTGATGAGTGATGCCGAAGGCTTCGGAGCCATCACTACACTGTGCGGCGGCGGCCGTTACAATGGCCTGCTGGAACTGCTGGATGGGCCGCAGGAAACGGGTATCGGCTTTGCACTTAGCATCGAGCGCCTGCTGCTTGCGCTGGAAGCCGAAGGCATCGAAATACCGGAGCCCGAAGGCATCGACCTCTACATCTGTACGCTGGATGAGGCAGCTGAAGCCACAGCGGGGCAGCTGCTCCACAGGTTGCGTGCAGACGGCATCAGCTGTGATATGGACTATAAGCACAGGAAGCTGAAAGCCCAGATGAAGGATGCAGACAGAAAAGGGGCGGCATTCACGATCGTGCTTGGAGAAGCGGAGCTTGAAACAGGGGAAGTGGAACTGAAGAATATGGAGTCCGGAAAAACGGAGAAAGTCAGTCTGGATGACCTGAAAGAACTAAGTAAGATAATTGAGGAGAATTGA
- the aspS gene encoding aspartate--tRNA ligase, with product MTMRKYATEITEELTGEKVHLKGWVQKRRDLGGLIFIDLRDRSGVMQVVFNPEVSEAALETAERIRSEYVIAVAGEVLQRDPSQYNDNIATGKIEVLVDEVEVLSKADTPPFQIMDESIAEDIRLKYRYLDLRKPKLQNILKLRHQLNRSIRNFLDNETFIDIETPVLSKSTPEGARDYLVPSRVHEGEFYALPQSPQIYKQLLMLSGMERYYQIVKCFRDEDLRADRQPEFTQVDIEMSFTDQEQMIELNERMIRQVMKDVKGVDIKTPLPRMTYAQAMAEYGVDKPDTRFGLKLNDLSGFSRSVDFKVFRSAVENGGMVKAIVVKGEESRFSRKDIDKLETYVKTYGAKGLAWLKVKEDDLNGPIAKFFSEENRRDLFETLSLENGDLILFVADTEKVVHASLGNLRNKLAKDLDLIPEDQFNFLWVTDWPLFEYDEETGRYSAAHHPFTSPKAEDVEKLETAPEEVIANAYDIVLNGYELGGGSVRIHDAETQEKMFRALGFTDEERDEQFGFLLEAFKYGAPPHGGIAYGFDRFVMLLAGTDNIRDVIAFPKTASAGDLMMNAPSKVSEAQLRELHIEVDIEE from the coding sequence TTGACCATGAGAAAATATGCAACGGAAATCACAGAAGAACTGACAGGAGAAAAGGTCCACCTGAAAGGGTGGGTGCAGAAAAGACGTGACCTGGGCGGGCTGATCTTCATCGATCTCAGGGACCGTTCCGGCGTCATGCAGGTCGTCTTCAACCCGGAAGTATCCGAAGCGGCCCTGGAAACTGCTGAACGGATCCGTTCAGAGTATGTCATAGCGGTGGCGGGGGAAGTGCTTCAGAGGGACCCGTCCCAATACAATGACAACATCGCAACTGGAAAGATTGAAGTGCTTGTCGATGAAGTAGAGGTGCTGTCAAAAGCAGATACACCGCCGTTCCAGATCATGGACGAGTCGATTGCTGAAGACATCCGCCTCAAATACCGTTACCTCGACCTCAGGAAACCGAAGCTGCAGAATATCCTGAAATTGAGACATCAGCTCAATCGCAGCATCAGGAATTTCCTGGACAATGAAACGTTCATCGACATCGAGACTCCCGTCCTGTCCAAGTCGACACCGGAAGGGGCTCGGGACTACCTCGTACCCTCCCGTGTCCATGAAGGGGAGTTCTATGCCCTTCCGCAGTCGCCCCAGATATACAAGCAGCTCCTGATGCTCTCAGGCATGGAGCGGTACTATCAGATTGTAAAATGTTTCCGTGATGAGGACCTTAGGGCTGACAGGCAGCCGGAATTCACCCAGGTCGATATCGAGATGTCGTTTACAGACCAGGAACAGATGATCGAGCTGAATGAAAGAATGATCAGACAGGTGATGAAGGATGTCAAAGGCGTCGACATAAAAACGCCCCTGCCAAGGATGACATATGCGCAGGCCATGGCCGAGTACGGCGTGGACAAGCCGGATACACGGTTCGGCCTCAAACTCAATGATCTGAGCGGATTCAGCAGATCCGTCGACTTCAAAGTCTTCCGTTCCGCTGTAGAAAACGGGGGAATGGTCAAGGCAATCGTCGTCAAAGGGGAAGAGAGCCGTTTTTCCAGGAAGGATATCGACAAGCTGGAGACATACGTCAAGACGTATGGTGCGAAAGGGCTGGCATGGCTCAAAGTGAAGGAGGACGACCTGAATGGACCGATTGCCAAATTCTTCAGCGAGGAGAACCGTCGGGATCTTTTTGAGACCCTCTCGCTCGAAAACGGCGATCTTATCCTTTTCGTAGCGGATACGGAAAAAGTTGTCCATGCATCACTCGGCAACTTGAGGAACAAGCTGGCAAAAGATCTCGACCTCATACCGGAAGACCAGTTCAACTTCCTATGGGTGACCGACTGGCCGCTGTTCGAATATGATGAAGAGACGGGCCGCTATTCTGCCGCCCACCATCCGTTCACTTCACCCAAGGCGGAAGATGTTGAAAAGCTTGAAACTGCGCCGGAGGAAGTCATCGCCAATGCATATGACATCGTTCTGAACGGCTACGAACTGGGCGGCGGTTCCGTCCGTATCCATGATGCAGAGACTCAGGAAAAGATGTTCCGTGCGCTTGGTTTCACAGATGAAGAACGGGATGAACAGTTCGGATTCCTGCTTGAGGCATTTAAATACGGGGCGCCGCCACACGGCGGTATCGCCTACGGATTCGACCGCTTCGTCATGCTGCTTGCCGGCACGGACAACATCCGTGACGTCATCGCGTTCCCGAAAACCGCAAGTGCCGGAGATCTGATGATGAACGCACCTTCGAAGGTTTCGGAGGCGCAGCTCAGGGAACTGCACATTGAGGTGGATATCGAGGAATAG
- a CDS encoding replication-associated recombination protein A, with product MSTQPLSYRMRPKSIDEILGQAHLVGENSIIRRMVKARRLSSMILYGPPGIGKTSIASAIAGSTNYRFRVLNAVTNTKKDMQAVAEEGKMSGSVILLLDEIHRLDKAKQDFLLPHLENGNIILIGATTSNPYHAINPAIRSRCQIFELELLDPADVREALERAIGDESRGLGDINLEVSDEVLDYLSHTSQGDVRSALNALELAALSTEKDSQGVTAIGLEDAKACMQKSDLLYDKDGDQHYDVMSAFQKSIRGSDVDAALHYLARLVEAGDLVTIARRLLVISYEDIGLANPQLASRTLDAIISAERLGFPEARIPLSQAVIELSLSPKSNSAIKSIDGALSDIRKKKTGGIPKHLKDSHYKSAEKLGNGIGYKYPHNYPNHVVSQQYLPDPLKNAAYYQKSDVSKYEKQLADIYDKLKKL from the coding sequence ATGTCTACTCAACCATTAAGCTACAGGATGCGCCCGAAGTCGATCGATGAGATACTCGGGCAGGCCCATCTTGTCGGTGAAAACAGCATCATCAGAAGGATGGTCAAAGCCAGAAGGCTTTCCTCCATGATCCTCTATGGACCGCCGGGGATCGGCAAGACAAGCATTGCCAGCGCCATTGCCGGATCCACGAACTACAGGTTCAGAGTGCTCAATGCCGTGACGAATACAAAGAAGGACATGCAGGCTGTCGCCGAGGAAGGGAAGATGAGCGGCAGCGTCATCCTGCTGCTGGATGAAATCCATCGCCTGGACAAGGCCAAACAGGACTTTCTGCTTCCCCACCTTGAAAATGGAAACATCATCCTGATCGGGGCGACGACCTCCAATCCGTATCACGCCATCAACCCGGCCATACGGAGTCGGTGCCAGATATTCGAATTGGAGCTGCTTGATCCCGCTGATGTGCGGGAAGCGCTTGAGCGGGCCATCGGGGACGAGTCGCGCGGCCTTGGCGATATCAACCTTGAAGTTTCGGACGAGGTACTCGACTACCTCTCCCATACCAGCCAGGGGGATGTGAGAAGTGCCCTGAATGCCCTGGAACTCGCTGCACTCAGCACCGAAAAGGATTCACAGGGCGTCACGGCCATCGGACTTGAAGATGCCAAAGCGTGCATGCAGAAGTCGGATCTCCTGTATGACAAGGATGGTGACCAGCACTATGATGTCATGAGCGCCTTCCAGAAATCGATCCGGGGCAGCGATGTGGACGCAGCACTCCACTACCTCGCACGGCTCGTCGAAGCCGGCGATCTCGTCACCATCGCAAGACGCCTGCTCGTCATCAGTTACGAGGATATCGGTCTTGCCAACCCTCAGCTTGCCTCAAGGACACTGGATGCCATCATCTCTGCAGAGCGCCTTGGCTTTCCGGAAGCACGCATACCCCTGTCACAGGCCGTCATCGAACTCTCCCTGTCACCGAAATCGAACAGTGCCATCAAAAGCATCGATGGCGCACTATCCGACATACGAAAAAAGAAGACAGGCGGCATCCCGAAGCATCTGAAGGACAGCCACTACAAGAGCGCCGAGAAACTCGGCAACGGCATCGGCTACAAGTATCCGCACAACTATCCGAACCATGTGGTCAGTCAGCAGTATCTGCCCGATCCCCTCAAAAACGCCGCCTACTATCAGAAATCGGATGTATCCAAGTATGAAAAACAGCTTGCCGACATTTATGACAAACTTAAAAAACTATAA
- a CDS encoding RrF2 family transcriptional regulator: MKISTRGRYGLYFMLALARNYGEKKRSVKSVAEERGISDLYLEQIVANLKKAELVKSTRGAYGGYELNLPPDEITVGKIFRTLEENIVAVEGDDKDTDTERYLWGRIRDALRDVLDHTTLQDMLNHDEDEVDDYMFYI; the protein is encoded by the coding sequence ATGAAAATCTCTACAAGAGGAAGATATGGACTCTATTTCATGCTGGCATTGGCCAGGAACTACGGAGAAAAGAAACGAAGCGTCAAGTCGGTTGCAGAAGAGCGGGGCATTAGCGACCTCTATCTGGAGCAGATAGTGGCGAACCTGAAAAAGGCGGAACTGGTCAAAAGTACAAGGGGTGCGTACGGCGGCTATGAACTCAATCTCCCGCCGGATGAAATTACGGTCGGCAAGATATTCAGGACGCTCGAAGAGAACATCGTCGCGGTCGAGGGCGATGACAAGGACACGGATACTGAACGGTACCTGTGGGGACGCATCAGGGACGCCCTGAGGGATGTGCTCGACCATACGACCCTTCAGGATATGCTGAACCATGATGAGGATGAAGTCGACGACTATATGTTCTATATATAG
- a CDS encoding ABC1 kinase family protein, whose amino-acid sequence MIFEKRLQHIKRYREIALAFSKSGFGYIVEELGLDEVLSLPKRILLKQDSEHIEKTRGERIRLFLEEMGPTFVKIGQVASTRPDLVPEDIINELSKLQSHVPPFPYDEVEEIIEESLGVEIGDIFETLEAEPIGSASIGQVHRGVLVTGEAVAVKVQRPNIEKIVRNDLEILHNLAMMAESRLEWARQYQLRDMIDEFTRAIIDELDYTIEARNAEKIGKQFTDDETVHIPEVFWEVTTKNVLVLEHINGIVINDLAAIDENGYSRKRLAERLTHAIFHQILIEGFFHGDPHPGNITIMEDEVIGFMDFGMVGKMTKEMKANFGSLLIAMMRKDADGVVRAITRMGVVPDEVDMKALKKDAELLRDKYYDIPLSRMNLGEAVQDIFDIANTHRIKLPTDFTMLGKTILTLESIVRQLDPDFSIVDVAEPFGRQLLKERYNPRNISDRAWHQWLDFSDDLKDTSNNLHEFSKGLKEKKVPVELEMRRSEQFMRRLDRLGNRLSFSIVLLSFSIIMVGLIISSALSDQSTVILSIPAVEIGSVVALIMFIGMIYSIFRSGRF is encoded by the coding sequence ATGATATTTGAAAAAAGACTGCAGCATATAAAAAGGTACAGGGAAATCGCCCTCGCCTTCTCGAAGAGTGGCTTCGGCTATATCGTCGAGGAGCTCGGACTGGACGAAGTGCTTTCCCTGCCGAAACGGATTCTGCTGAAGCAGGATTCGGAGCATATCGAAAAGACGCGGGGTGAACGCATCCGCCTCTTCCTCGAAGAGATGGGGCCGACCTTCGTCAAAATCGGCCAGGTGGCAAGCACCCGGCCCGATCTGGTGCCGGAAGACATCATCAATGAACTGTCGAAACTCCAGAGCCATGTCCCCCCCTTCCCCTATGACGAGGTGGAGGAAATCATCGAAGAATCACTCGGTGTCGAGATCGGTGACATCTTCGAAACTTTGGAGGCAGAACCGATCGGCTCCGCCTCCATCGGCCAGGTCCACAGGGGTGTGCTCGTCACCGGGGAAGCGGTCGCCGTCAAAGTGCAGCGTCCGAATATCGAAAAGATTGTGCGGAATGATCTCGAAATCCTCCATAATCTGGCAATGATGGCCGAGTCAAGATTGGAATGGGCCCGTCAGTACCAGCTGAGGGACATGATTGATGAGTTCACCAGGGCGATCATCGATGAGCTGGATTATACGATAGAGGCAAGAAATGCAGAAAAGATCGGCAAGCAGTTCACTGATGATGAGACCGTCCATATTCCCGAAGTATTCTGGGAAGTAACGACAAAGAACGTCCTTGTCCTCGAGCATATCAACGGTATAGTCATCAATGACCTTGCCGCCATTGACGAAAATGGATATTCCAGAAAACGCCTGGCAGAACGGCTGACCCATGCCATCTTCCATCAGATACTGATCGAAGGCTTCTTCCATGGCGACCCGCATCCCGGCAACATCACCATAATGGAGGATGAGGTCATCGGCTTCATGGATTTCGGGATGGTCGGCAAGATGACTAAGGAGATGAAGGCCAATTTCGGCTCTCTGCTGATCGCCATGATGAGGAAGGACGCAGACGGTGTCGTCAGGGCAATCACCCGGATGGGTGTCGTTCCTGACGAAGTCGATATGAAGGCACTTAAAAAGGATGCGGAGCTGCTCCGCGACAAATACTATGACATCCCTCTCAGCCGCATGAACCTCGGTGAGGCGGTACAGGATATTTTTGACATCGCCAATACGCACCGCATTAAGCTGCCGACGGATTTCACCATGCTCGGCAAGACGATCCTTACACTGGAGAGCATCGTGCGCCAACTGGACCCTGATTTCAGCATCGTCGATGTGGCCGAACCGTTCGGCAGGCAACTGCTGAAGGAGCGGTACAATCCAAGGAACATTTCAGACCGGGCGTGGCATCAGTGGCTCGATTTCAGCGATGATCTGAAGGATACCTCCAACAACCTCCATGAATTTTCTAAAGGGCTGAAGGAGAAGAAGGTGCCCGTCGAACTGGAGATGCGCCGCAGTGAACAATTCATGAGGCGGCTGGACCGCCTGGGCAACAGGCTGTCCTTCAGCATCGTACTGCTGTCCTTCAGCATCATCATGGTCGGGCTGATCATCAGCTCCGCCCTGTCCGACCAGTCGACGGTGATTCTGAGCATCCCGGCAGTGGAAATCGGCTCCGTTGTAGCACTCATCATGTTCATCGGGATGATCTATTCGATATTCCGATCGGGGAGATTTTAA
- a CDS encoding aspartate kinase: MKVVKFGGSSLSDSHQVRKVANIIKSDSERRIAVVSAPGKRFSEDTKVTDMLIALHANKTAGFDTGEAIDRIIERFSSIINDLGIDQNLLGQYRATLNAYLDTIEEEDRLLDALKSCGEDFNAQLLSAHLNRIGVEAEYMSPKEAGILVTDEPSNAQLIESSYNQLNRLKASQRVIVIPGFFGYSENDQIVTFPRGGSDITGAIVARGVEADLYENFTDVSFIYSAHPGLIDNPHAIREITYREMRELSYAGFGVFHDEALAPVYKKKIPIMIRNTNDPEVEGTKIVSEREFIPEMPVIGISCDEGFTSITMNKYLMNREIGFTRRLLQILEDHCLSYEHIPSGIDNLSIILRSRQFEGNTKLEEVMADINDKLEPESMYVEDDLVLLVIVGEGMKEHIGIATKTTTALSDNGVNISMINQGASEISMMFAIALKDEEKALRAIYSNYFKQVKV; encoded by the coding sequence ATGAAAGTAGTGAAGTTTGGAGGCAGTTCCCTAAGTGATTCCCATCAGGTCAGAAAAGTGGCCAATATAATAAAAAGTGATTCCGAACGGCGGATTGCTGTCGTCTCGGCGCCAGGCAAGCGGTTCAGTGAGGATACGAAGGTCACGGATATGCTGATTGCCCTGCATGCCAACAAGACGGCCGGATTTGATACCGGGGAGGCGATCGACCGGATCATCGAGAGGTTTTCTTCCATTATCAATGACCTCGGAATCGACCAGAACCTGCTCGGCCAGTACAGGGCCACCCTGAATGCCTACCTTGATACCATCGAGGAAGAGGACCGCCTGCTGGATGCCCTGAAGTCCTGCGGGGAGGATTTCAATGCGCAGCTGCTGAGTGCCCATCTGAACAGGATCGGTGTGGAAGCGGAGTACATGTCACCGAAGGAAGCAGGCATACTGGTTACGGACGAACCTTCCAATGCCCAGCTGATCGAATCATCCTACAATCAGCTGAACAGGCTGAAGGCTTCCCAGCGTGTCATCGTCATCCCCGGCTTCTTCGGCTATTCGGAAAACGATCAGATCGTCACTTTCCCAAGAGGCGGCTCAGACATCACCGGGGCCATTGTGGCAAGGGGCGTCGAAGCCGACCTATATGAAAACTTTACAGATGTGAGCTTCATCTATTCCGCACACCCGGGGCTCATCGACAACCCGCATGCCATCAGGGAAATCACCTACCGCGAGATGCGGGAGCTCTCCTATGCAGGATTCGGTGTATTCCATGACGAGGCGCTTGCCCCGGTCTATAAGAAAAAGATTCCGATCATGATCAGAAACACGAACGATCCGGAAGTCGAAGGGACGAAAATAGTTTCTGAGCGTGAATTCATCCCTGAAATGCCGGTCATCGGAATCAGCTGTGATGAAGGATTCACTTCGATCACCATGAACAAATACCTGATGAACCGGGAGATCGGTTTCACAAGACGGCTGCTGCAGATACTTGAAGACCACTGCCTGTCCTATGAACACATTCCGTCCGGCATCGACAACCTCTCCATCATACTCAGATCCAGACAGTTCGAAGGGAACACGAAGCTCGAAGAGGTCATGGCGGACATCAACGACAAGCTCGAGCCCGAATCCATGTATGTTGAGGATGACCTGGTGCTTCTTGTCATCGTCGGTGAGGGCATGAAGGAGCATATCGGCATCGCAACCAAGACGACGACTGCGCTGAGCGATAATGGCGTCAACATCAGCATGATCAACCAGGGCGCATCCGAAATCAGCATGATGTTCGCAATCGCGCTGAAAGATGAGGAAAAGGCGCTCCGTGCCATCTACAGCAACTACTTCAAGCAAGTGAAAGTGTGA